Proteins from one Streptomyces sp. NBC_00390 genomic window:
- a CDS encoding polymorphic toxin type 43 domain-containing protein, whose product MTGGSRKAMPRLAQSSGPSCVLIELGPGIKSADALKAFNPSAPEIEFIFEPGTGRFITGDPAHLGLKGSPHEQLARSIDADEMTVLGGTIFRDNGRLVFTENSGHYGHRWTDAMRNQFKDFLKGYGVDYEYRQWG is encoded by the coding sequence ATGACAGGCGGCTCCCGCAAGGCCATGCCACGACTCGCGCAGAGCTCCGGCCCGAGCTGTGTCCTGATCGAGCTCGGACCGGGTATCAAGTCGGCCGATGCCCTGAAGGCGTTCAATCCTTCTGCCCCTGAGATCGAGTTCATATTCGAACCGGGTACCGGAAGGTTCATAACTGGCGACCCTGCGCATCTGGGCCTGAAGGGCAGTCCGCACGAGCAACTGGCGCGATCCATCGACGCCGATGAAATGACGGTACTGGGAGGAACTATCTTCCGCGACAATGGTCGCCTAGTATTCACTGAGAATAGCGGCCACTACGGGCACAGGTGGACGGATGCCATGCGCAACCAGTTCAAGGACTTCCTGAAGGGTTACGGCGTTGACTACGAATACAGGCAGTGGGGGTGA
- a CDS encoding MarR family winged helix-turn-helix transcriptional regulator, with amino-acid sequence MTAVPQAQGDPVCDALPRAARGGPVSHALSRVARLHRIAAGKLLKDLGLYPGQEFLMMQLWGAGPVRQSELIKAVDLDPSTVTKMLQRLEQTGHVRRRPDPDDRRAVVVEATERSCALLADMSAAWTELERHTLAGLDEDERRELARLLGKVEESLCTQTAGCPDLKC; translated from the coding sequence ATGACCGCCGTACCCCAGGCGCAGGGCGACCCCGTCTGCGACGCCCTGCCCCGTGCCGCCCGCGGTGGCCCGGTCAGCCATGCGCTCTCCCGGGTCGCACGGCTCCACCGGATCGCGGCCGGCAAGCTGCTCAAGGACCTCGGCCTCTACCCCGGCCAGGAGTTCTTGATGATGCAGCTGTGGGGTGCGGGCCCCGTGCGCCAGTCCGAGCTGATCAAGGCCGTGGACCTCGATCCCTCGACGGTCACCAAGATGCTCCAGCGCCTGGAGCAGACCGGCCACGTACGCCGCCGCCCGGACCCGGACGACCGCCGCGCCGTCGTCGTCGAGGCGACGGAACGCAGCTGCGCGCTGCTCGCGGACATGTCGGCGGCCTGGACGGAACTGGAGCGGCACACACTGGCCGGTCTCGACGAGGACGAGCGCCGGGAGCTGGCCCGGCTGCTGGGCAAGGTCGAGGAGAGCCTGTGCACGCAGACGGCGGGCTGCCCCGACCTGAAGTGCTGA
- a CDS encoding alkene reductase, which yields MTTAFDPVQLGGKKLANRIAMAPMTRSRAHGPGLSPTPSVAEYYTQRASAGLIITEGIQPSAVGQGYPDTPGLHSDEQIAAWRKVTDAVHAAGGTIFAQIMHAGRIGHPVLLPDGLVPVAPSAVAAAGQVFTHEGPKDFVTPKELTGEEVLATIADFAAAARNAVEAGFDGVELHGANGYLIHQFLAPNTNTRTDEWGGSDENRIRFAVEVTKAVADAIGAERTALRISPSNLYNDIDEPEPEAAYIALVDQLEPLGLAYLHILEGAPELRELTLELRKRFSGTIVLNAATDGPTGPGALALIEDGIADLVSYGVMFLANPDLPARLRADGPYNTPDPATFFGGDDKGYTDYPALTA from the coding sequence ATGACCACCGCATTCGACCCGGTCCAGCTCGGCGGCAAGAAGCTCGCCAACCGCATCGCCATGGCCCCGATGACCCGCAGCCGCGCCCACGGCCCCGGCCTGTCACCGACCCCCTCGGTCGCCGAGTACTACACCCAGCGCGCCTCGGCCGGCCTGATCATCACCGAGGGCATCCAGCCCTCCGCCGTCGGCCAGGGCTACCCCGACACCCCGGGCCTGCACAGCGACGAGCAGATCGCCGCCTGGCGCAAGGTCACCGACGCCGTGCACGCCGCCGGCGGCACGATCTTCGCCCAGATCATGCACGCGGGCCGGATCGGCCACCCCGTGCTTCTGCCGGACGGACTCGTCCCGGTCGCCCCCTCCGCCGTCGCCGCCGCGGGGCAGGTCTTCACGCACGAGGGCCCCAAGGACTTCGTCACGCCGAAGGAGCTGACCGGCGAGGAGGTGCTGGCGACGATCGCCGACTTCGCCGCCGCCGCCCGCAACGCCGTGGAGGCCGGCTTCGACGGCGTCGAGCTGCACGGCGCCAACGGATACCTCATCCACCAGTTCCTGGCCCCCAACACCAACACCCGCACCGACGAGTGGGGCGGCTCCGACGAGAACCGCATCCGCTTCGCCGTCGAGGTCACCAAGGCCGTCGCCGACGCGATCGGCGCGGAGCGCACCGCGCTGCGGATCTCGCCGTCCAACCTGTACAACGACATCGACGAGCCCGAGCCCGAGGCCGCCTACATCGCGCTCGTCGACCAGCTCGAGCCGCTCGGCCTCGCCTATCTGCACATCCTCGAGGGCGCTCCGGAGCTGCGGGAACTCACCCTCGAGCTGCGCAAGCGCTTCTCCGGCACGATCGTCCTCAACGCGGCGACCGACGGGCCGACCGGCCCCGGCGCACTCGCCCTGATCGAGGACGGCATCGCCGACCTGGTCTCCTACGGCGTGATGTTCCTCGCCAACCCGGACCTTCCGGCGCGGCTCAGGGCCGACGGCCCCTACAACACCCCGGACCCGGCCACGTTCTTCGGCGGAGACGACAAGGGGTACACCGACTACCCGGCGCTGACCGCCTGA
- the thpD gene encoding ectoine hydroxylase, with the protein MTTAPARTDLYPTRGPQELTTPRRDPVVWSPPGTPGPIETSGLTAFERDGFLTVDQLIGEDEVAVYRAELDRLVNDPEIRADERSIIEPTSQDVRSVFEVHKLSELFEALVRDERVVGRARQILGSDVYVHQSRINVKPGFGASGFYWHSDFETWHAEDGLPNMRTVSVSIALTENLDTNGGLMIMPGSHRTFLGCAGETPKDNYKKSLQMQDAGTPSDEALTAFADEHGIRLFTGRAGSATWFDCNCMHGSGDNITPYPRSNVFIVFNSVENAAVEPFAAPVPRPEFIGARDFTPVR; encoded by the coding sequence ATGACCACCGCACCCGCACGCACCGACCTGTACCCGACCCGAGGCCCGCAGGAGCTGACGACCCCGCGCCGGGACCCGGTCGTATGGTCGCCGCCCGGCACGCCGGGACCGATCGAGACCTCCGGCCTGACGGCCTTCGAGCGCGACGGGTTCCTCACCGTCGACCAGCTCATCGGCGAGGACGAGGTGGCGGTCTACCGGGCGGAGCTGGACAGACTGGTCAACGACCCGGAGATCCGGGCCGACGAGCGTTCGATCATCGAGCCCACCTCGCAGGACGTCCGGTCGGTCTTCGAGGTGCACAAGCTCAGCGAGCTCTTCGAGGCCCTGGTGCGCGACGAGCGGGTGGTGGGCAGGGCCCGGCAGATCCTCGGCTCGGACGTCTATGTCCACCAGTCCCGTATCAACGTCAAGCCGGGCTTCGGCGCTTCGGGCTTCTACTGGCACTCGGACTTCGAGACCTGGCATGCGGAGGACGGACTGCCGAACATGCGCACCGTGTCCGTCTCGATCGCGCTGACCGAGAACCTCGACACGAACGGCGGCCTGATGATCATGCCCGGGTCGCACCGGACGTTCCTGGGCTGCGCGGGCGAGACACCGAAGGACAACTACAAGAAGTCGCTGCAGATGCAGGACGCCGGGACGCCGTCCGACGAGGCGCTGACCGCGTTCGCCGACGAGCACGGGATCCGGCTGTTCACCGGCCGGGCAGGATCGGCCACCTGGTTCGACTGCAACTGCATGCACGGCTCCGGGGACAACATCACCCCGTATCCGCGCAGCAATGTCTTCATCGTGTTCAACAGCGTGGAGAACGCGGCGGTGGAGCCGTTCGCGGCACCGGTGCCGCGCCCTGAGTTCATCGGCGCCCGGGACTTCACCCCGGTGCGGTGA
- a CDS encoding ectoine synthase → MIVRSFKDIENTERHVKAASGTWESKRIVLAKEKVGFSLHETVLYAGTETSMWYANHIEAVLCVEGEAELTNDETGETHWIEPGTMYLLDGHERHTMRPKTDFRCVCVFNPPVTGREDHDENGVYPLLTEEG, encoded by the coding sequence GTGATCGTCCGATCGTTCAAGGACATCGAGAACACCGAGCGCCATGTGAAGGCCGCTTCCGGCACCTGGGAGAGCAAGCGCATCGTGCTCGCCAAGGAGAAGGTCGGCTTCTCGCTGCACGAGACCGTGCTGTACGCGGGTACGGAGACGTCGATGTGGTACGCGAACCACATCGAGGCCGTGCTCTGCGTCGAGGGCGAGGCGGAGCTGACCAACGACGAGACGGGCGAGACCCACTGGATCGAGCCCGGAACGATGTATCTGCTGGACGGCCATGAGCGCCACACCATGCGCCCCAAGACCGACTTCCGCTGTGTCTGTGTCTTCAACCCGCCCGTCACCGGACGGGAGGACCACGACGAGAACGGCGTCTACCCACTGCTGACCGAGGAGGGCTGA
- the ectB gene encoding diaminobutyrate--2-oxoglutarate transaminase yields the protein MTITPPALSVFETLESEVRSYCRGWPAVFDRAQGSYLHDEDGHTYLDFFAGAGSLNYGHNNPVLKRALIDYIERDGITHGLDMATTAKRAFLESFQNVVLRPRDLPYKVMFPGPTGTNAVESALKLARKVKGRESVVSFTNAFHGMSLGSLAVTGNAFKRAGAGIPLVHGTPMPFDNYFDGQVPDFLWFERLLEDQGSGLNKPAAVIVETVQGEGGINVARAEWLRALQDLCHRQDMLLIVDDIQMGCGRTGGFFSFEEAGIVPDIVTLSKSISGYGLPMSLCLFKPELDIWEPGEHNGTFRGNNPAFVTAAAALNTYWGDGQMEKQTLARGEQVERALLAIVDELGGEGVSFRGRGLVWGMEFEDKKRASAVCARAFELGLLLETSGPESEVVKLLPPLTVSSDELDEGLRILARSVRETA from the coding sequence GTGACCATCACCCCGCCCGCCCTGAGCGTCTTCGAGACCCTGGAGTCGGAGGTGCGCAGCTACTGCCGCGGCTGGCCGGCCGTGTTCGACCGCGCGCAGGGCAGCTACCTCCACGACGAGGACGGACACACCTACCTCGACTTCTTCGCCGGTGCCGGATCACTCAACTACGGACACAACAACCCGGTGCTGAAACGCGCGCTGATCGACTACATCGAGCGCGACGGCATCACGCACGGCCTCGACATGGCCACCACCGCGAAGCGCGCGTTCCTGGAGTCGTTCCAGAACGTGGTGCTGCGGCCGCGTGATCTGCCGTACAAGGTCATGTTCCCGGGCCCGACCGGCACCAACGCGGTCGAGTCGGCGCTCAAGCTGGCCCGCAAGGTGAAGGGCCGCGAGTCGGTCGTCTCGTTCACCAACGCCTTCCACGGCATGTCGCTCGGCTCGCTCGCCGTGACCGGCAACGCCTTCAAGCGCGCCGGCGCCGGCATCCCCCTGGTGCACGGCACCCCGATGCCGTTCGACAACTACTTCGACGGCCAGGTCCCGGACTTCCTGTGGTTCGAGCGCCTCCTCGAGGACCAGGGGTCCGGGCTCAACAAGCCGGCCGCCGTGATCGTCGAGACGGTCCAGGGCGAGGGCGGCATCAACGTCGCCCGTGCCGAGTGGCTGCGCGCGCTCCAGGATCTCTGCCACCGCCAGGACATGCTGCTGATCGTCGACGACATCCAGATGGGCTGCGGCCGCACCGGCGGATTCTTCTCCTTCGAGGAGGCGGGCATCGTCCCGGACATCGTCACCCTGTCGAAGTCCATCAGCGGGTACGGACTGCCCATGTCGCTGTGCCTGTTCAAGCCGGAGCTCGACATATGGGAGCCGGGCGAGCACAACGGCACCTTCCGCGGCAACAACCCCGCCTTCGTCACGGCCGCCGCCGCGCTCAACACCTACTGGGGCGACGGCCAGATGGAGAAGCAGACCCTCGCCCGCGGCGAGCAGGTCGAGCGGGCGCTGCTCGCGATCGTCGACGAACTGGGCGGCGAGGGCGTGAGCTTCCGCGGCCGGGGCCTGGTGTGGGGCATGGAGTTCGAGGACAAGAAGCGCGCTTCGGCGGTCTGCGCCCGCGCCTTCGAGCTGGGTCTGCTGCTGGAGACCTCCGGCCCGGAGAGCGAGGTCGTCAAGCTGCTGCCGCCGCTGACCGTCTCCTCGGACGAGCTGGACGAGGGTCTGCGCATCCTGGCCCGTTCGGTCCGCGAGACCGCCTGA
- the ectA gene encoding diaminobutyrate acetyltransferase has product MTAAQAAIVLDSPRVEDGAAIWRIARDSEVLDLNSSYSYLLWCRDFAATSLVARGADGEPIAFVTGYIRPERPHTLLVWQVAVDREHRGQGLAGVLLDALTARLADRGVHTVETTVTPDNTASDRLFRSYAERHKAPLSREVLFDGVLFPEGTHLPEVLYRIGPVNA; this is encoded by the coding sequence ATGACCGCCGCACAAGCAGCCATTGTTCTGGACAGCCCGCGAGTGGAGGACGGAGCCGCGATCTGGCGCATTGCCCGCGACTCCGAGGTACTGGACCTCAATTCCTCGTACAGCTATCTGCTGTGGTGCCGCGACTTCGCTGCGACCTCCCTGGTCGCCCGCGGCGCCGACGGCGAGCCGATCGCGTTCGTCACCGGCTACATCCGGCCGGAGCGCCCGCACACCCTGCTCGTCTGGCAGGTCGCCGTCGACCGCGAGCACCGTGGTCAGGGGCTGGCCGGGGTACTGCTCGACGCGCTCACCGCGCGCCTCGCCGACCGGGGCGTCCACACGGTCGAGACGACCGTCACCCCGGACAACACCGCCTCCGACCGGCTGTTCCGTTCGTACGCCGAGCGTCACAAGGCACCGCTGAGCCGCGAAGTCCTCTTCGACGGCGTGCTGTTCCCCGAGGGGACGCACCTGCCGGAGGTGCTCTACCGCATCGGCCCCGTCAACGCCTGA
- a CDS encoding amidohydrolase family protein: protein MSDHTVLHVKGRVLVGPDEARDELWVVDGRISYERPRAEAVTVRGWALPGLVDAHCHVGLDHHGAVDAATSEKQAVTDRDAGTLLLRDAGSPSDTRWIDDRDDLPKIIRAGRHIARTRRYIRNYAHEIEPEDLVDHVAREAGRSDGWVKLVGDWIDRDAGDLTPCWPREAVEAAIAEAHRLGARVTAHCFAEDSLRDLVEAGIDCIEHATGLTEETIPLFAERGVAIVPTLVNIATFPDLAAGGQDRFPRWSAHMKRLYERRYDTVRSAYDAGVPVFVGTDAGGSLAHGLVAAEVAELVKAGIPPLQALSATTWGARAWLGRPALEEGAPADLVVYDDDPRTDVRVLAGPRRVILNGRVIG from the coding sequence ATGAGCGATCACACGGTGCTGCATGTGAAGGGGCGGGTGCTCGTCGGACCCGACGAGGCGCGGGACGAGCTGTGGGTCGTGGACGGCCGGATCTCGTACGAACGCCCGCGTGCCGAAGCCGTCACCGTACGCGGCTGGGCCCTGCCAGGACTGGTCGACGCCCACTGCCATGTCGGGCTCGACCACCACGGCGCCGTCGACGCGGCGACCAGCGAGAAGCAGGCGGTCACCGACCGGGACGCCGGCACGCTGCTGCTGCGCGACGCCGGATCCCCCTCCGACACCCGCTGGATCGACGACCGCGACGATCTCCCGAAGATCATCAGGGCAGGCCGGCACATCGCCCGCACCCGCCGCTACATCCGCAACTACGCCCACGAGATCGAGCCCGAGGACCTGGTCGACCATGTCGCCCGGGAGGCCGGGCGCAGCGACGGCTGGGTCAAGCTGGTCGGCGACTGGATCGACCGCGACGCGGGAGACCTGACGCCGTGCTGGCCGCGCGAGGCGGTCGAGGCGGCGATCGCCGAGGCGCACCGGCTGGGTGCGCGGGTGACCGCGCACTGCTTCGCCGAGGACTCGCTGCGTGACCTCGTCGAGGCGGGCATCGACTGCATCGAGCACGCGACGGGGCTCACCGAGGAGACCATCCCGCTCTTCGCGGAGCGCGGCGTCGCCATCGTGCCGACGCTGGTCAACATCGCCACCTTCCCGGACCTCGCGGCCGGCGGACAGGACAGGTTCCCCCGGTGGTCGGCCCATATGAAGCGGCTGTACGAGCGCCGCTACGACACCGTGCGGTCGGCGTACGACGCGGGTGTTCCCGTCTTCGTCGGCACGGACGCGGGCGGTTCGCTGGCGCACGGCCTGGTGGCCGCCGAGGTGGCGGAACTGGTCAAGGCAGGCATCCCGCCGCTCCAGGCGCTGTCGGCGACCACCTGGGGCGCCCGCGCGTGGCTGGGCCGCCCGGCGCTGGAAGAGGGCGCTCCGGCGGACCTCGTGGTCTACGACGACGACCCGCGCACGGATGTCAGGGTGCTGGCCGGGCCACGGCGGGTGATCCTGAACGGCCGGGTGATCGGCTGA
- a CDS encoding SCO1860 family LAETG-anchored protein — MNSNTSSIPVRRGAAAAAAAALVIGPVAAAAPAHATGGEGRASAVVLRTALDVSLADKTVDVPLKATLNEVQAPERAGKTALSVRLDSVEGSRPVQLLRADVATAKASADRQVAEAHSNLAHAKLHVPGLPLLSLIEVEKVTSTAVCEAGRQPVATSNVLGKVTVLGKKVTLSAGGPTRVEVPQVGEVSLELSRTRTTSRTAAATALELKVSVNPLELNVAEVTGTVTLAEADCVSPDAPAEETPAAEQPSQEPAKDVQVQSGEEPAKENLAETGGSSATAYLAGGAALLLAAGASATVLTRVRARR, encoded by the coding sequence TTGAACAGCAACACCTCGAGCATTCCTGTCCGCCGCGGCGCCGCCGCCGCGGCCGCCGCCGCGCTGGTCATCGGACCCGTCGCCGCGGCCGCCCCGGCGCACGCCACCGGCGGCGAGGGGCGGGCGAGCGCGGTCGTGCTCCGTACGGCCCTCGATGTGTCCCTGGCCGACAAGACGGTCGATGTCCCGCTCAAGGCGACGCTCAACGAGGTACAGGCCCCCGAGAGGGCCGGGAAGACCGCCCTGAGCGTGCGGTTGGACAGCGTGGAGGGGAGCAGGCCCGTCCAGCTGCTGCGCGCGGACGTGGCGACGGCCAAGGCGAGCGCGGACCGGCAGGTGGCCGAGGCACACAGCAATCTGGCCCATGCGAAGCTGCATGTGCCCGGACTGCCGCTGCTCTCCCTGATCGAGGTCGAGAAGGTCACCTCGACCGCGGTCTGCGAGGCCGGCCGGCAACCGGTGGCCACCTCGAACGTGCTCGGCAAGGTGACCGTGCTCGGCAAGAAGGTCACGCTCTCCGCCGGCGGCCCCACCAGGGTCGAGGTGCCGCAGGTCGGCGAGGTGAGCCTCGAACTGTCCCGGACGCGGACCACCTCACGTACCGCTGCCGCCACCGCGCTCGAGCTCAAGGTGTCGGTGAACCCCCTTGAGCTGAACGTCGCCGAGGTCACCGGCACGGTCACCCTCGCCGAGGCCGACTGCGTGTCGCCCGACGCCCCCGCCGAGGAGACACCGGCCGCCGAGCAGCCTTCGCAGGAGCCGGCGAAGGATGTGCAGGTGCAGTCCGGCGAGGAGCCGGCCAAGGAGAACCTCGCCGAGACCGGAGGCAGTTCGGCGACCGCGTACCTCGCGGGCGGTGCGGCCCTGCTGCTCGCGGCTGGCGCCTCCGCGACGGTGCTGACCCGCGTCCGCGCCCGGCGCTGA
- the cobC gene encoding Rv2231c family pyridoxal phosphate-dependent protein CobC produces MTSPPSPTRPACTDGHDLRHHGDAEVRDGALGLVDLAVNVRTNTPPAWLRERIAGSLGSLAAYPDGRPARAAVAERHGLPAERVLLTAGAAEAFVLLARGLEVRNPLVVHPQFTEPEAALLDAGHTVERLLLREEDGFRLDPKAVPEEADLVVVGNPTNPTSVLHPADDIARLARPGRVLVVDEAFMDAVPGESETLAGRTDVPGLVVLRSLTKTWGLAGLRIGYVLAEPSTVTALERAQPLWPVSTPALAAAEACMGHDALAEAELAAHCIATERAHLLAGLAEFDEVRVVEAARGPFVLVRVRRGAEVRERLRGLGFAARRGDTFPGLDGDWLRLAVRDRATTNRFLQALDQALSMVGH; encoded by the coding sequence ATGACAAGCCCGCCCAGCCCCACCAGACCCGCCTGCACGGATGGACACGATCTGCGCCACCACGGCGACGCCGAGGTACGGGACGGGGCACTGGGCCTGGTCGATCTCGCCGTCAATGTCCGCACCAACACCCCGCCCGCCTGGCTGCGTGAACGCATCGCGGGTTCGCTGGGTTCGCTCGCTGCCTATCCCGACGGGCGCCCGGCCCGGGCGGCGGTCGCCGAGCGGCACGGTCTGCCCGCGGAGCGGGTGCTGCTGACGGCCGGTGCGGCGGAGGCGTTCGTGCTGCTCGCGCGGGGGCTGGAGGTCCGCAACCCGCTGGTGGTGCATCCGCAGTTCACCGAACCGGAGGCGGCACTGCTGGACGCAGGACACACGGTGGAACGGCTGCTGCTGCGCGAGGAGGACGGGTTCCGGCTGGATCCGAAGGCCGTGCCCGAGGAGGCGGACCTGGTGGTGGTCGGCAATCCGACCAATCCCACGTCCGTGCTGCATCCTGCGGACGACATCGCCCGGCTGGCCCGCCCCGGGCGGGTGCTGGTGGTGGACGAGGCGTTCATGGACGCGGTGCCGGGCGAGAGCGAGACGCTGGCGGGCCGGACGGATGTGCCGGGCCTTGTGGTGCTGCGCAGCCTCACCAAGACCTGGGGACTGGCCGGTCTGCGCATCGGCTATGTGCTCGCGGAGCCCTCGACGGTCACGGCGCTGGAGCGGGCGCAGCCGCTGTGGCCGGTCTCCACGCCCGCGCTGGCCGCGGCCGAGGCGTGCATGGGGCACGATGCGCTGGCGGAGGCCGAACTGGCCGCGCACTGCATCGCGACGGAGCGCGCCCATCTGCTGGCGGGTCTGGCCGAGTTCGACGAGGTACGGGTGGTGGAGGCGGCCCGGGGGCCGTTCGTGCTCGTACGGGTGCGGCGCGGCGCAGAGGTGCGCGAGCGGCTGCGCGGGCTCGGGTTCGCGGCGCGGCGGGGAGACACCTTCCCCGGCCTGGACGGGGACTGGCTGCGGCTGGCGGTACGCGACCGGGCGACGACGAACCGCTTTCTGCAGGCCCTGGACCAGGCGCTGTCGATGGTCGGCCACTGA
- a CDS encoding ZIP family metal transporter produces the protein MAVFVALGAFVMTLFGGWTAGRVTDRRHLVLGLAGGLMLGVVGLDLLPEAIQAAGRPVFGVPQALLLFVGGFLAAHLVERLLAVRQAAHGLEHRVPQVGLTAAAAMVAHSLMDGIALGAAFQVGGGMGATVALAVITHDFADGFNTYTITSLYGNTRRKAVVMLIADALAPVVGAASTVLFTLPEELLGSYLGFFGGALLYLAAAEILPEAHHEHPARSTLLCTAGGVGFVWLVVGLAE, from the coding sequence ATGGCGGTGTTCGTCGCGCTCGGCGCGTTTGTGATGACGCTGTTCGGCGGCTGGACGGCCGGCCGGGTCACCGACCGCCGGCACCTGGTCCTCGGCCTCGCCGGCGGACTGATGCTCGGCGTGGTCGGCCTCGACCTGCTGCCCGAGGCGATTCAGGCGGCGGGGCGGCCGGTGTTCGGCGTGCCGCAGGCCCTGCTGCTGTTCGTCGGCGGCTTTCTCGCGGCCCACCTGGTGGAACGGCTTCTGGCCGTACGGCAGGCGGCACACGGCCTGGAGCACCGGGTGCCCCAGGTCGGGCTGACGGCGGCCGCGGCGATGGTCGCGCACAGCCTGATGGACGGCATCGCGCTCGGCGCCGCGTTCCAGGTCGGCGGTGGGATGGGCGCGACCGTGGCGCTCGCCGTCATCACCCACGACTTCGCCGACGGCTTCAACACGTACACGATCACCAGCCTGTACGGGAACACCCGGCGCAAGGCGGTCGTGATGCTGATCGCCGACGCGCTCGCCCCCGTCGTGGGAGCGGCGTCCACCGTGCTGTTCACACTTCCGGAGGAACTTCTCGGCAGCTACCTCGGATTCTTCGGCGGCGCGCTGCTCTACCTCGCCGCCGCCGAGATCCTGCCCGAGGCACACCACGAACACCCCGCCCGCTCCACGCTGCTGTGCACGGCGGGCGGCGTGGGCTTCGTCTGGCTGGTGGTCGGCCTCGCCGAGTGA
- a CDS encoding cobyrinate a,c-diamide synthase — MVARLVIAAPASGSGKTTVATGLMAAFVQAGLAVSPHKVGPDYIDPGYHTLAAGRPGRNLDAYLCGTELVTPLFAHGAAGCDLAVVEGVMGLYDGASGQGELASTAQIAKLLRAPVVLVVDASSQSRSVAALVHGFASWDPQVRLGGVILNKVGSDRHEALLREALEESGVPVLGALRRADRVGTPSRHLGLVPVAERRAEALDAVAAMAQQVRAGCDMEGLLALARSAPPLPDAPWAPVPERAAGGRRPVVAVAGGAAFTFSYAEHVELLAAAGAEVVTFDPLRDEQLPQGTAGLVIGGGFPEVYAPELSANEPLRKAVAELAHSGAPVAAECAGLLYLARSLDGRPMCGVLDADARMSGRLTLGYREAVAVADSPLAAAGTRLRGHEFHRTVLEPGAGPVPAWGMVRPERRVEGFVQRGVHASYLHTHWASQPRIAGRFVEACAG; from the coding sequence GTGGTAGCACGTCTCGTCATCGCCGCCCCCGCGTCGGGCAGCGGAAAGACCACGGTCGCGACGGGCCTGATGGCGGCCTTCGTGCAGGCGGGTCTCGCCGTGTCCCCGCACAAGGTCGGTCCCGACTACATCGACCCCGGCTATCACACGCTCGCGGCGGGCCGGCCGGGCCGCAATCTCGACGCGTACCTGTGCGGCACGGAGCTCGTCACCCCGCTGTTCGCCCATGGCGCGGCGGGCTGCGACCTGGCCGTGGTCGAGGGCGTGATGGGTCTGTACGACGGCGCCTCGGGGCAGGGGGAGCTGGCGTCCACCGCGCAGATCGCCAAGCTGCTGCGCGCACCCGTGGTGCTGGTCGTGGACGCGTCGTCGCAGTCCCGTTCGGTGGCGGCGCTGGTGCACGGTTTCGCGTCGTGGGATCCGCAGGTGCGCCTCGGCGGGGTGATCCTCAACAAGGTGGGCTCGGACCGGCACGAGGCGCTGCTGCGGGAGGCGCTGGAGGAGTCGGGCGTGCCGGTGCTGGGGGCGTTGCGGCGTGCGGACCGGGTCGGCACCCCCTCCCGCCATCTGGGTCTGGTGCCGGTCGCCGAGCGCCGCGCCGAGGCGCTCGATGCGGTGGCCGCCATGGCGCAGCAGGTGCGGGCGGGCTGCGACATGGAAGGGCTGCTGGCGCTGGCGCGTTCCGCTCCCCCGCTGCCGGACGCACCATGGGCGCCGGTGCCCGAGCGGGCGGCCGGCGGCCGGCGGCCGGTCGTCGCCGTCGCGGGCGGGGCAGCGTTCACGTTCTCGTACGCCGAACATGTGGAGCTGCTCGCGGCCGCGGGCGCCGAAGTGGTGACGTTCGACCCGCTGCGGGACGAGCAGCTCCCGCAGGGGACGGCCGGTCTGGTCATAGGCGGCGGTTTCCCCGAGGTGTACGCGCCCGAGCTGTCCGCCAACGAGCCGCTGCGCAAGGCGGTCGCCGAGCTGGCGCACTCCGGTGCGCCGGTCGCCGCGGAGTGCGCGGGACTGCTCTATCTGGCCCGCTCGTTGGACGGCAGGCCCATGTGCGGTGTGCTGGACGCCGATGCGCGGATGTCGGGGCGGCTGACACTCGGCTACCGGGAGGCCGTCGCGGTCGCCGACAGCCCGCTGGCCGCGGCGGGCACCCGCCTGCGGGGCCATGAGTTCCACCGCACGGTGCTGGAGCCGGGCGCCGGGCCGGTGCCCGCGTGGGGCATGGTGCGCCCGGAGCGCCGCGTCGAGGGCTTTGTGCAGCGGGGCGTGCACGCCAGCTATCTGCACACGCACTGGGCCTCGCAGCCCCGGATCGCCGGCCGGTTCGTCGAGGCCTGCGCGGGGTGA